The following proteins come from a genomic window of Perognathus longimembris pacificus isolate PPM17 chromosome 12, ASM2315922v1, whole genome shotgun sequence:
- the LOC125360938 gene encoding nonsense-mediated mRNA decay factor SMG5-like, with amino-acid sequence MERSQAEALKAKLLYQDVCLAAQRLDLFLQHGNAHREVFKPHILALRDMVHQACIKLMFLYPVAYGRKAEELLWRKMYSDVAMLLMETNRKHTETFEHWEGPLRAHLKGGLQFYEHLFLFLQGHYELRLQSYIDWPHSGVHSIGSKKVGPTSEEEAAWARLACHRCLLYLGDLFRYQNEFLDLATKHLAERCYYRALSVAPHLGMPFNQLGALMGTKYYDVAATYFYQRCLHSEVPFKGAVWNLKRLYDHAGKRYSSLKRYQGKKLSRSQRQCWDNKRLLVSFLYLQSLLQPQRKFKAARLIALCQLVLEDFRLCLSYRPCPSDLCQVFTDTKPLRGYLFLPDPLIFHMVVLCLMSVHSLRKTGSKQQKPAVIFTLTLFSHVIQHVSTRIQTELQKVKLTPEVAALSDGSCKKEIGERQKIFPASRPHHSKFQKSHSCFCGSSMGYISEATVYSCCDSDETEEEEENFTSQLHSETSSETSDTSDEEEQGGSPGAEAVWESQATSNSKGAHPRNILRAYKPPNSLLELLKTTISSNLPAPLSQKLQGKYSSHLPPVFSHSVLTPLSELRPASSRLSSTQGERGCFPEADVDSSSFLEQSNTIGRSPHHLQTIQKKLKILSAEGLLPTIKVILAWLHSNHSLLCSHWRSSLSLWDHLCVLLNLLPSEGDLQQPGLGLSPHLHQLLQSCKDLHPAGFLQLPEDIALFQHSPPQAFHETMGFKQDSPPLSHQDETVVRICFLRSFGHFVTRLSGQFLRFDSKMGVFVSSTPGRPEHPSQLLPRGQRIRFSKDIVQLWLQREVAMLEKTLRGPQTRSALTPYLFPDPRALCEHLPIIQQFTTSGKFFLIIPKIVVDTLYILRREDHRALTAITFLEDELKRGNQYILCQSFVSKKLIRPRMTRPDSDAWDLYNILDFCKRLLDASRQGTTDPSSLVTIITGTCLDNPRNFSYPLQLVLGLATEAGVEIKNILHFHREWKAIS; translated from the coding sequence ATGGAGAGAAGCCAGGCAGAAGCTCTGAAGGCTAAACTCCTCTACCAGGACGTTTGCTTGGCAGCTCAGCGCCTTGACCTATTCCTACAACATGGAAATGCACACAGAgaggtgttcaagccccacatcctgGCTCTCAGGGATATGGTTCACCAAGCCTGCATTAAACTCATGTTTCTGTACCCAGTGGCTtatgggaggaaggcagaggagctGCTGTGGAGGAAAATGTATTCTGATGTGGCAATGCTTCTCATGGAGaccaacagaaaacatacagaaaCTTTCGAACACTGGGAAGGCCCCTTGCGGGCTCACCTGAAGGGTGGCCTCCAGTTCTATGAGCATCTCTTCCTGTTTCTTCAGGGTCACTATGAGCTGAGGCTACAGAGCTACATAGACTGGCCTCACAGTGGGGTGCACTCGATTGGCTCTAAAAAAGTGGGTCCCACTTCAGAGGAAGAAGCTGCCTGGGCTCGCCTGGCCTGCCATCGCTGCCTACTCTACCTGGGAGACTTGTTCCGCTACCAGAACGAATTCCTAGACTTGGCTACGAAGCACCTAGCTGAGCGATGCTACTACAGAGCACTGTCAGTGGCCCCCCACCTGGGGATGCCCTTCAATCAGTTGGGAGCTCTTATGGGGACCAAATACTATGACGTGGCAGCCACTTACTTCTACCAGCGCTGCCTCCACTCAGAAGTGCCTTTCAAAGGGGCAGTCTGGAACCTCAAACGACTCTATGATCATGCAGGAAAAAGGTACAGCTCGCTGAAAAGGTACCAGGGGAAGAAACTGTCTcgtagccagagacagtgttggGATAACAAGCGGCTGCTCGTTAGCTTTCTCTACCTTCAGAGTCTCCTGCAACCGCAGAGGAAATTCAAGGCAGCCAGGTTGATAGCCCTATGCCAGCTGGTTCTGGAAGATTTTCGTCTCTGTCTTTCTTATCGGCCATGTCCTTCTGATCTGTGCCAGGTGTTTACAGATACCAAACCCTTAAGAGGATACCTGTTTCTACCAGACCCCCTCATCTTCCACATGGTTGTTCTTTGCCTCATGAGTGTGCACAGTCTGAGGAAAACAGGCTCCAAGCAGCAAAAACCTGCAGTCATCTTCACATTGACCCTCTTCTCACACGTAATTCAACATGTGAGCACACGAATCCAGACAGAGCTCCAGAAAGTGAAGCTGACTCCCGAAGTGGCTGCCCTCAGCGATGGAAGCTGTAAGAAGGAGATCGGAGAAAGACAAAAAATCTTTCCAGCATCCAGGCCTCACCACAGCAAATTCCAGAAAAGCCACAGCTGTTTTTGTGGCTCTAGTATGGGTTACATCTCAGAAGCCACTGTTTATTCATGCTGTGACTCCGatgagacagaggaagaggaggagaacttTACTTCACAGCTCCATTCTGAAACAAGTAGTGAAACTTCAGATACAAGTGATGAGGAAGAGCAAGGTGGGTCCCCAGGTGCAGAAGCAGTGTGGGAAAGCCAGGCCACATCCAATTCTAAAGGCGCCCACCCCAGGAATATATTGAGGGCATATAAACCTCCCAATAGTCTTCTAGAACTCTTGAAAACCACAATTTCATCAAATCTGCCAGCTCCACTTAGCCAAAAGCTTCAAGGAAAATACAGTTCACACTTGCCTCCTGTCTTCAGTCACAGTGTTCTGACACCTCTGTCTGAGCTGCGCCCTGCCTCCAGCAGGCTCTCCAGCACCCAGGGTGAGAGAGGCTGCTTTCCTGAAGCAGATGTTGACAGTAGTTCCTTCTTGGAGCAGAGTAACACCATTGGCAGgtctcctcaccatctgcagacCATTCAAAAGAAACTGAAGATTCTCTCTGCAGAGGGGTTACTCCCCACCATCAAGGTGATCCTGGCCTGGCTCCACTCCAACCACAGCCTTCTCTGCTCACACTGGCGGAGTTCCCTTAGCCTGTGGGACCATCTCTGTGTACTGCTGAATCTGTTACCCTCTGAGGGAGACCTTCAGCAACCAGGCCTAGGCCTCTCTCCACATCTCCACCAACTGCTGCAAAGCTGTAAAGATCTCCACCCGGCTGGGTTCCTGCAGCTCCCTGAGGACATTGCTCTGTTTCAGCACTCTCCACCACAGGCTTTCCATGAAACGATGGGCTTCAAGCAGgactcccctcccctcagccacCAGGATGAAACCGTTGTGCGCATCTGTTTCCTCAGAAGTTTTGGCCATTTTGTGACTAGACTCTCTGgacagttcctgagatttgattctAAGATGGGTGTCTTTGTGAGCAGCACACCTGGAAGGCCAGAACATCCATCTCAGCTGCTTCCAAGGGGACAAAGGATCAGATTTTCCAAAGATATTGTTCAGCTCTGGCTTCAGCGTGAAGTAGCAATGTTAGAGAAGACCCTCAGGGGCCCCCAGACTCGATCAGCTTTGACCCCTTACCTGTTCCCTGATCCCAGGGCTCTGTGTGAGCATCTTCCCATTATACAGCAGTTCACCACCAGTGGTAAGTTTTTCCTCATCATACCCAAGATTGTGGTTGACACACTATATATCCTGAGGAGAGAAGACCACAGGGCCTTGACAGCCATCACCTTCCTAGAGGACGAGTTGAAGAGAGGGAACCAGTATATTCTTTGCCAGTCCTTTGTGTCTAAAAAGTTGATAAGGCCCAGGATGACCAGACCAGACTCTGATGCTTGGGACCTCTATAATATTCTTGATTTTTGCAAACGTCTGTTGGATGCTTCCAGGCAAGGGACCACAGATCCCAGCAGCTTGGTAACCATCATTACGGGTACCTGTTTGGACAACCCTAGGAATTTCTCATATCCTCTGcagttggtactggggcttgccaCTGAAGCTGGTGTGGAAATCAAGAACATTCTGCACTTCCACAGAGAGTGGAAAGCAATCAGCTAA